Proteins encoded together in one Gemmatimonadota bacterium DH-78 window:
- a CDS encoding acyl-CoA reductase, translating to MKPPTPADGEPLEAVVERLSRAAGPLRATRWRDRVRVLGRVGARFLDPDDPLRRTALEQLPDSAALSPEQARWVLEGMARDWTERRLETLVATEFEMPDALDRWVDDPRAPEGRRVRVFPLAPGFALHIASGSVPGVSTTSMLRSLLVGCPVLLKPGRGDRLLPDLFLRGLEEEAGVATTARALADAAVCRVWAGGAGSPDEERALRAAGAVVVYGGLDTVADLRRRLPATTPVVEYGHRLSLAVVGDRPEPELPARLAAAVAAFDQRGCVCPHRVYALGGAVAARALAERVAEALDALADDVPQGPTDLGVASAVQQLRGTLHLRAAAGEDVAVHEGVDARWTVAVDPDPVFAPSCLGRTIVITPLADLADLDEILAPVGPVLQTVGVDGFEPDRLDALAERVGRLGASRVVPVAHMAFPPAWWLHDGQGPLRRLVRWAARGEF from the coding sequence GTGAAGCCCCCGACCCCGGCAGACGGGGAGCCGCTGGAGGCGGTGGTCGAGCGGCTCTCGCGGGCGGCCGGGCCGTTGCGAGCCACCCGGTGGCGCGACCGGGTGCGGGTGCTCGGGCGGGTGGGCGCGCGGTTCCTCGATCCCGACGATCCGCTGCGCAGGACCGCACTCGAGCAGCTGCCCGACAGCGCCGCGCTCTCGCCGGAGCAGGCCCGATGGGTGCTGGAAGGCATGGCCCGCGACTGGACCGAGCGCCGCCTCGAGACCCTCGTCGCTACCGAGTTCGAGATGCCCGACGCCCTCGACCGGTGGGTGGACGACCCGCGAGCGCCGGAGGGGCGCCGGGTGCGGGTGTTTCCCCTGGCGCCCGGCTTCGCTCTGCACATCGCCTCCGGCTCGGTGCCGGGGGTGTCGACCACCTCGATGCTGCGGTCGCTCCTCGTGGGGTGTCCGGTGCTGTTGAAGCCAGGGCGGGGCGATCGCCTCCTGCCCGACCTCTTCCTCCGCGGGCTCGAAGAGGAGGCCGGCGTGGCGACGACGGCGCGGGCCCTGGCCGATGCCGCCGTCTGCCGCGTGTGGGCGGGCGGCGCGGGGAGCCCCGACGAGGAGCGGGCCCTGCGTGCCGCCGGCGCGGTGGTGGTCTACGGCGGGCTCGACACCGTGGCCGATCTGCGCCGGCGGCTGCCGGCGACCACCCCCGTGGTGGAATACGGGCACCGACTGAGCCTGGCCGTGGTGGGCGATCGACCGGAGCCGGAGCTGCCCGCGCGGCTCGCGGCCGCGGTCGCCGCCTTCGACCAGCGGGGCTGCGTCTGCCCCCACCGCGTCTACGCGCTCGGGGGTGCGGTCGCCGCCCGAGCCCTGGCGGAGCGGGTGGCGGAAGCCCTCGATGCGCTGGCCGACGATGTGCCCCAGGGGCCGACCGACCTGGGAGTGGCGTCGGCGGTCCAGCAGCTGCGGGGCACGCTGCATCTGCGTGCCGCCGCCGGCGAGGACGTCGCCGTGCACGAGGGCGTCGACGCGAGGTGGACGGTGGCCGTCGATCCCGACCCCGTCTTCGCCCCGTCCTGCCTGGGGCGCACGATCGTGATCACGCCGCTGGCCGACCTCGCCGACCTCGACGAGATCCTGGCGCCGGTGGGCCCGGTGCTCCAGACGGTGGGGGTGGACGGCTTCGAACCCGACCGGCTCGATGCCCTCGCGGAGCGGGTCGGCCGCCTGGGTGCCTCCCGGGTGGTGCCGGTGGCGCACATGGCGTTCCCTCCG
- a CDS encoding long-chain fatty acid--CoA ligase yields the protein MSQADSAFDALARDLMSAFEAGGTAPWSEARFDDLALRVFGWQWAHNPVYRRFCEGRGATPDTVRSWTEMPAVPTSAFKVLDLAPGPVEATFRTSGTSRGGERRGRHGVRSLALYRASALPTLRAHLAPDGERLRILSLIPSAAAVPESSLARMMAFAEEEIGDGRGGSFARADFSLDLAGFARAAAQAAEEGVAVWVAGTAFAFVHLIDARARGEVPSVALPPGARVMETGGFKGRSREVSKPELYDGIGAALGVGVADIVNEYGMTELLSQFYDGVAGSTDRPAPAERWHRGPPWLRTRVVDPTTLAPVPEGRKGLLLHVDLANLGSVAAVLTEDVGVARDGAIRVLGRAEGAEPRGCSLTLEELLAVRSPELG from the coding sequence ATGAGCCAAGCCGACAGCGCCTTCGACGCCCTCGCCCGCGACCTGATGTCGGCCTTCGAGGCCGGCGGGACCGCCCCGTGGTCCGAGGCCCGGTTCGACGATCTGGCTCTGCGCGTGTTCGGCTGGCAGTGGGCGCACAACCCGGTCTATCGCCGTTTCTGCGAGGGCCGGGGGGCCACCCCCGACACGGTCCGAAGCTGGACCGAGATGCCGGCCGTGCCCACCTCGGCCTTCAAGGTGCTCGACCTGGCCCCGGGGCCGGTCGAGGCCACCTTTCGAACCAGCGGCACCAGTCGCGGGGGTGAGCGCCGCGGCCGCCACGGCGTGCGATCGCTCGCGCTGTACCGCGCCTCGGCGCTCCCGACGCTGCGGGCGCATCTCGCACCCGACGGAGAACGCCTGCGGATCCTCTCGCTGATCCCCTCCGCCGCGGCCGTTCCCGAGTCGTCGCTGGCGCGGATGATGGCCTTCGCGGAGGAGGAGATCGGCGACGGACGCGGGGGCAGCTTCGCCCGCGCGGACTTCTCGCTCGATCTCGCGGGTTTCGCGCGTGCGGCGGCCCAGGCCGCCGAGGAGGGGGTCGCGGTCTGGGTGGCGGGCACCGCCTTCGCCTTCGTGCACCTGATCGATGCCCGCGCCCGCGGCGAGGTGCCGTCGGTGGCGCTGCCGCCGGGTGCCAGGGTGATGGAGACCGGCGGGTTCAAGGGGCGCTCGCGCGAGGTGTCGAAGCCGGAGCTCTACGACGGCATCGGCGCCGCGCTCGGGGTGGGTGTCGCCGACATCGTGAACGAATACGGCATGACCGAGCTGCTGTCGCAGTTCTACGACGGCGTGGCCGGCTCGACCGACCGCCCGGCCCCGGCGGAGCGCTGGCACCGGGGGCCGCCCTGGCTGCGCACCCGGGTGGTCGACCCGACGACTCTGGCCCCGGTGCCGGAGGGGCGGAAGGGGCTGCTTCTGCACGTCGACCTCGCCAACCTGGGGTCGGTCGCGGCGGTGCTGACCGAAGACGTGGGCGTGGCGCGCGACGGCGCCATCCGGGTGCTCGGACGAGCCGAGGGGGCGGAGCCGCGCGGCTGCTCGCTCACCCTCGAGGAGCTGCTCGCGGTGCGATCCCCGGAGCTCGGGTGA
- a CDS encoding D-aminoacylase: MRRRDFVRAGGVLAAGGFAAPGLLLASKTGRADLVLRGAEVFDGTGAPSRTLDVAITGDRIEALGEGLPAGVTELDLRGLALAPGFIDIHSHTDLSLLVEPRAESRIRQGVTLDVTGQDGSSILWSERDALDRDASHRERYGVGLGFRDLAGFFDRLDRDRPAVNVASMVGHGSVRAMVIGYEFRPATEAETDRMRALVAEALAQGAVGLSSGLEYTPGSFADLRELAGVAAPLRGTGLPYASHMRNEDDGLLAALEECLQVGRVAGVPVQVSHLKAQGERNYWKAESALAMIEAARESGVEVDFDRYPYIAYATGLSNLFPAEMRAGSDFVARLTDPETAPAMERAARDKIALLGEWDAVQITSAAESTRWARGRRLGVLAAERGVDPWALVVELLVAGGGSVGMIGYGMDEQNTARLLAHPLAMVCSDGGSYAPYGPLSEVSPHPRAYGSFPRWLGHYVRDLGVLPLAEAIRRITLRPAEKLRLEDRGVIRVGAFADLVAFDPATIADGATFEQPHRYPTGIEHVVVNGVVTIRHGEQTGVRGGRPVRGVAAR, from the coding sequence GTGCTGCGCGGCGCCGAGGTGTTCGACGGCACGGGGGCGCCCTCGCGCACGCTCGATGTGGCGATCACCGGAGACCGGATCGAGGCCCTGGGCGAGGGCCTGCCCGCCGGGGTGACCGAGCTCGACCTGCGCGGGCTCGCGCTGGCTCCCGGATTCATCGACATCCACTCGCACACCGACCTGTCGCTGCTGGTCGAGCCCCGCGCCGAGAGCCGGATCCGGCAGGGCGTGACGCTCGACGTCACCGGTCAGGACGGCAGTTCGATCCTGTGGTCGGAGCGCGACGCGCTCGACCGCGACGCCTCGCACCGCGAACGCTACGGGGTGGGCCTCGGATTCCGCGACCTCGCGGGCTTCTTCGATCGCCTGGACCGCGACCGCCCGGCGGTGAACGTCGCCTCGATGGTGGGCCACGGCTCGGTGCGGGCGATGGTGATCGGCTACGAGTTCCGGCCGGCCACGGAGGCCGAGACGGACCGCATGCGGGCGCTGGTGGCGGAGGCGCTCGCCCAGGGGGCCGTGGGGCTGTCGTCGGGGCTGGAGTACACGCCGGGCAGCTTCGCCGACCTGCGCGAACTCGCCGGGGTGGCCGCCCCGCTGCGCGGCACGGGGCTGCCCTACGCCTCGCACATGCGAAACGAAGACGACGGCCTGCTCGCGGCGCTCGAGGAGTGCCTGCAGGTGGGGCGGGTGGCGGGCGTGCCCGTGCAGGTGTCGCATCTCAAGGCGCAGGGCGAGCGGAACTACTGGAAGGCCGAGTCGGCGCTGGCCATGATCGAGGCCGCGCGCGAGTCCGGGGTGGAGGTCGACTTCGACCGCTATCCGTACATCGCCTACGCCACCGGCCTGTCGAACCTCTTTCCGGCCGAGATGCGGGCGGGGAGCGATTTCGTGGCCCGCCTGACCGATCCCGAGACGGCCCCGGCGATGGAGCGGGCGGCCCGCGACAAGATCGCCCTGCTCGGGGAGTGGGACGCCGTGCAGATCACCTCCGCCGCCGAGAGCACCCGCTGGGCGCGCGGGCGACGCCTCGGCGTGCTGGCGGCGGAGCGGGGGGTCGACCCGTGGGCGCTGGTGGTCGAGCTGCTCGTGGCGGGCGGGGGGAGCGTGGGCATGATCGGGTATGGCATGGACGAGCAGAACACGGCGCGGCTGCTGGCGCACCCGCTCGCCATGGTCTGCAGCGACGGCGGCAGCTACGCGCCGTACGGACCGCTGTCGGAGGTGTCGCCCCACCCCCGCGCCTACGGCAGCTTTCCGCGGTGGCTCGGACACTACGTGCGCGATCTCGGAGTCCTGCCGCTCGCGGAGGCGATCCGTCGCATCACCCTGCGGCCGGCCGAGAAGCTCCGCCTCGAGGACCGCGGCGTGATTCGAGTGGGAGCCTTCGCCGACCTGGTCGCCTTCGACCCGGCGACGATCGCAGACGGCGCCACCTTCGAGCAGCCGCACCGGTATCCGACCGGCATCGAACACGTGGTGGTGAACGGTGTGGTCACGATTCGGCACGGGGAGCAGACCGGGGTGCGGGGAGGCCGGCCCGTGCGGGGCGTGGCGGCGCGATGA